A genomic window from Brassica oleracea var. oleracea cultivar TO1000 chromosome C8, BOL, whole genome shotgun sequence includes:
- the LOC106309940 gene encoding floral homeotic protein APETALA 3 isoform X1: protein MARGKIQIKRIENQTNRQVTYSKRRNGLFKKAHELTVLCDARVSIIMFSSSNKLHEFISPNTTTKEIIDLYQTVSDVDVWSAHYERMQETKRKLLETNRKLRTQIKQRLGECLDELDIQELRSLEEEMENTFKLVRERKFKSLGNQIETTKKKNKSQQDIQKNLIHELELRAEDPHYGLVDNGGDYDSVLGYQIEGSRAYALRYHQNQHHHYPNHALHAPSASDIITFHLLE, encoded by the exons GACCAACCGACAAGTGACGTATTCTAAGAGAAGAAATGGTTTGTTCAAGAAAGCTCACGAGCTTACAGTTTTATGTGATGCTAGGGTTTCTATTATCATGTTCTCTAGCTCTAACAAGCTTCATGAGTTCATTAGCCCTAACACCAC AACAAAGGAGATCATAGATCTGTACCAAACCGTTTCTGATGTTGATGTTTGGAGCGCTCACTATGAG AGAATGCAAGAAACCAAGAGGAAGCTGTTGGAGACAAATAGAAAGCTCCGGACTCAGATTAA GCAGAGGCTAGGTGAGTGTTTGGACGAACTTGATATTCAGGAGCTGCGTAGTCTTGAGGAAGAAATGGAAAACACTTTCAAACTCGTTCGTGAGCGCAAG TTTAAATCCCTTGGGAATCAGATCGAAACCACCAAGAAAAAG AACAAAAGTCAACAAGACATACAAAAGAATCTCATACATGAGCTG GAGCTAAGGGCAGAAGATCCTCACTATGGACTTGTGGACAATGGAGGCGACTACGATTCTGTTCTTGGGTATCAAATCGAAGGATCACGTGCTTACGCTCTTCGTTATCATCAGAACCAGCATCACCATTACCCCAACCATGCCCTTCATGCACCATCTGCCTCTGACATCATTACCTTCCACCTTCTCGAATGA
- the LOC106309940 gene encoding floral homeotic protein APETALA 3 isoform X2 → MARGKIQIKRIENQTNRQVTYSKRRNGLFKKAHELTVLCDARVSIIMFSSSNKLHEFISPNTTTKEIIDLYQTVSDVDVWSAHYERMQETKRKLLETNRKLRTQIKQRLGECLDELDIQELRSLEEEMENTFKLVRERKFKSLGNQIETTKKKELRAEDPHYGLVDNGGDYDSVLGYQIEGSRAYALRYHQNQHHHYPNHALHAPSASDIITFHLLE, encoded by the exons GACCAACCGACAAGTGACGTATTCTAAGAGAAGAAATGGTTTGTTCAAGAAAGCTCACGAGCTTACAGTTTTATGTGATGCTAGGGTTTCTATTATCATGTTCTCTAGCTCTAACAAGCTTCATGAGTTCATTAGCCCTAACACCAC AACAAAGGAGATCATAGATCTGTACCAAACCGTTTCTGATGTTGATGTTTGGAGCGCTCACTATGAG AGAATGCAAGAAACCAAGAGGAAGCTGTTGGAGACAAATAGAAAGCTCCGGACTCAGATTAA GCAGAGGCTAGGTGAGTGTTTGGACGAACTTGATATTCAGGAGCTGCGTAGTCTTGAGGAAGAAATGGAAAACACTTTCAAACTCGTTCGTGAGCGCAAG TTTAAATCCCTTGGGAATCAGATCGAAACCACCAAGAAAAAG GAGCTAAGGGCAGAAGATCCTCACTATGGACTTGTGGACAATGGAGGCGACTACGATTCTGTTCTTGGGTATCAAATCGAAGGATCACGTGCTTACGCTCTTCGTTATCATCAGAACCAGCATCACCATTACCCCAACCATGCCCTTCATGCACCATCTGCCTCTGACATCATTACCTTCCACCTTCTCGAATGA